The Carassius gibelio isolate Cgi1373 ecotype wild population from Czech Republic chromosome B14, carGib1.2-hapl.c, whole genome shotgun sequence genome has a segment encoding these proteins:
- the commd5 gene encoding COMM domain-containing protein 5, with protein MADSVSLFGGRAPAEVQQLQKHLRTLDRDTFTQMLSAVLKAVDGLDCRESLRLISESGLVSEESFNHVVAGLYTLLKEALCLPSLKQEVFNEDLRALRISEEFITDVSSAVFGNRQSSIHITDTHRGPTLAKIQDFKWRVDVAISTSSLSRALQPSILMQMKLSDGRLHRFEVPVVKFQELRYNVSLILKEMNDIEKRSILKIQD; from the exons ATGGCGGACTCGGTGAGTTTGTTCGGAGGAAGAGctccagctgaagtgcagcagcTGCAGAAGCATCTGAGGACTCTGGACAGAGACACCTTCACACAGATGCTGAGcg CGGTGCTGAAGGCTGTGGATGGTCTGGACTGCCGTGAGTCTCTGAGACTGATCTCGGAGAGTGGCTTGGTCTCGGAGGAAAGCTTTAACCACGTCGTGGCTGGACTGTACACACTTCTCAAAGAAGCTCTGTGTCTGCCATCTCTAAAACAAGAG GTGTTTAATGAGGATCTCCGAGCGCTTCG GATTTCTGAGGAGTTCATCACAGACGTGTCCAGTGCTGTGTTTGGAAACAG ACAGAGCTCCATCCACATCACCGACACACACCGAGGCCCGACTCTGGCAAAGATACAGGACTTTAAATGGAGAGTTGATGTCGCCATCTCCACAAG TTCGCTGTCTCGAGCTCTGCAGCCCTCCATTCTGATGCAGATGAAGCTGTCTGACGGACGTTTGCATCGATTCGAG GTTCCAGTCGTCAAGTTCCAGGAACTGCGTTACAATGTTTCTCTGATTTTGAAGGAAATGAATGATATAGAGAAGAGGAGTATTCTCAAAATACAAGACTGA
- the LOC127971076 gene encoding protein FAM199X codes for MSEDVYEKFLAPEEPFPLLSQRGISSEDATLDASDFSFQLSSCHRTDPLHRFHSSRWHLTSCGTSVASSDCSEELFSSVSVGDQDDCYSLLDEQELASFELFPEGSVCSDVSSSISTYWDWSDSEFEWQLPGSDLASGSDVLSDIIPSVPSSPCLASKRRNKPHRNLDELPWSAMSNDEQVEYIEYLSRKVSTEMGLREQLDIIKIIDPSAQILPTDSEFIIELNCLTDEKLKQVRSYIREHGPRQQRSVKRSLASSVSAHSSSNASITSSISSSSTSTTSSISRAHSDGNLASAAERIRDSKKRSKQRKLQQKALRKRQLKEQRQARKERLSGLFLNEEVLSLRVPEEEEDHCDDLDVLM; via the exons ATGTCTGAGGACGTCTACGAGAAGTTCCTGGCTCCAGAAGAGCCGTTTCCACTGCTGTCTCAGAGAGGGATCTCCAGTGAGGATGCCACGCTGGACGCCAGTGACTTCAGCTTTCAGCTGTCCTCGTGTCACCGGACAGACCCTCTCCACCGCTTCCACAGCAGCAG gtggcaCCTGACCTCCTGTGGCACCAGCGTGGCCAGCTCAGACTGCAGCGAGGAGCTCTTCTCCTCCGTGTCTGTGGGTGATCAGGACGACTGCTACTCTCTGCTGGACGAGCAGGAGCTGGCCTCCTTTGAGCTGTTCCCCGAGGGCAGTGTGTGCAGCGACGTGTCCTCCTCCATCAGCACATACTGGGACTGGTCAGACTCAGAGTTTGAGTGGCAG TTACCCGGCAGTGATCTAGCCAGCGGCAGCGATGTGCTCTCCGACATCATTCCCAGCGTGCCCAGCTCCCCCTGCCTCGCGTCCAAACGGAGAAACAAACCGCACCGGAACCTGGACGAGCTTCCCTGGAGCGCCATGAGCAACGACGAGCAG GTGGAATATATTGAGTATTTGAGTCGAAAGGTGAGCACAGAGATGGGACTTCGGGAGCAGCttgacatcattaaaataatcgACCCGAGTGCTCAGATTCTGCCGACAGACAGCGAGTTCATCATCGAGCTGAACTGCCTCACCGATGAGAAGCTCAAGCAG GTGCGGAGCTACATCCGAGAGCACGGTCCGCGGCAGCAGCGCAGTGTGAAGAGGAGTCTGGCCAGCAGTGTGAGCGCTCACAGCAGCAGTAACGCCAGCATCACCAgcagcatcagcagcagcagcacctcCACCACCTCCAGCATCAGCAGAGCTCACAGCGACGGGAACCTGGCCTCCGCCGCAGAGAGGATACGGGACTCCAAG AAGCGCTCCAAGCAGAGGAAGCTGCAGCAGAAGGCCCTGCGCAAGCGTCAGCTGAAGGAGCAGAGACAGGCTCGTAAGGAGAGACTGAGCGGTCTGTTCCTGAACGAGGAGGTGCTGTCTCTCAGAGTCCCAGAAGAGGAGGAGGACCACTGCGACGACCTGGACGTGCTGATGTGA